The following proteins are encoded in a genomic region of Paenibacillus antri:
- a CDS encoding extracellular solute-binding protein, with protein MKKGLMLGMALAMVTTVFAGCSQGNEAGTGNSESTKPGTTTSEQPAANASEKPQKVRVSLWDRSNSPDGTKITDSIVVKWLQEKALEEANLEVEYVTLPRSQETDKLNVWMASGEAPDIVITYNQDLMFQYAEQGGLWELDDLLDQYGPDIKNLIQPSLEAAGTYKGVRYGIPALRMNRNSGPSMKIRQDWLDKLGMQAPTTLDELYTVLKAFKEQDPGGIGKENVVPWALPAINQSMKGFLFGPMWGAGVNSDGPGLVDLYMPKGNLVDGQFHSAIDTPEGKEFFAFLNKLYKEGLISKEFVTDVNGQMFTQHLTSGQAGFVDSNEDPYVMTTNTRKSVPEAKWVTVMPFKQKDGSQYMDKVPANGLLNLIPKSTKNPEAAVKYLNFLAKNITVVQSGFEGQHYNVEDGLRVPIDIEKNKKEIDWYLGDLNLLTQGYMSSPSKEQMLKLNPDPEYAELMSPHYEQFEKFGGSGKGIDSPRPVAQEKSVNLTKYAYEALSKAVIAPDFEKEWANVLDGWYKLGGKEFDQEITEKLAELNNR; from the coding sequence GTGAAAAAAGGTCTTATGCTTGGCATGGCGCTCGCCATGGTCACGACTGTTTTTGCAGGCTGCTCTCAGGGCAACGAAGCCGGCACTGGAAATTCCGAGAGTACGAAACCTGGGACTACTACATCAGAGCAACCTGCGGCGAATGCTTCGGAGAAACCTCAGAAGGTACGCGTTTCACTCTGGGATCGCTCCAATTCTCCGGACGGAACGAAGATCACAGACAGCATCGTCGTAAAATGGCTGCAAGAAAAAGCATTGGAAGAAGCAAATCTGGAAGTGGAATACGTCACGCTGCCCCGTTCGCAGGAAACCGACAAGCTGAACGTGTGGATGGCTTCCGGTGAAGCTCCTGACATTGTCATTACGTACAATCAAGATTTGATGTTCCAGTATGCCGAGCAGGGCGGACTTTGGGAACTCGACGATCTGCTTGATCAATATGGTCCAGATATCAAGAACCTGATCCAACCGTCACTTGAAGCTGCGGGCACTTATAAAGGTGTGCGCTACGGAATTCCGGCCCTCCGGATGAATCGGAACAGCGGCCCTTCGATGAAGATCCGTCAAGATTGGCTCGATAAGCTGGGCATGCAAGCTCCGACTACCCTTGACGAGCTCTACACCGTACTGAAAGCGTTTAAGGAACAGGATCCCGGCGGCATCGGCAAGGAGAACGTCGTACCGTGGGCTTTGCCGGCCATTAACCAATCGATGAAAGGATTCTTATTCGGTCCGATGTGGGGCGCCGGCGTGAACAGCGACGGTCCGGGGTTGGTGGATCTCTATATGCCTAAAGGCAACCTGGTGGACGGTCAGTTCCATTCGGCCATCGACACGCCGGAAGGGAAAGAGTTCTTCGCCTTTTTGAATAAGCTGTACAAAGAAGGGCTCATTTCCAAAGAGTTCGTAACGGACGTTAACGGGCAGATGTTTACCCAGCATCTTACATCGGGCCAAGCCGGCTTCGTAGATTCCAACGAAGATCCGTATGTCATGACGACGAATACGAGGAAGTCGGTTCCCGAAGCCAAGTGGGTAACGGTCATGCCGTTCAAACAGAAAGACGGCAGCCAGTACATGGACAAGGTCCCCGCCAATGGGTTGTTGAATCTGATCCCGAAGAGCACCAAAAATCCGGAAGCGGCGGTTAAATATTTGAACTTCTTGGCCAAAAATATTACCGTCGTCCAGAGCGGATTCGAGGGTCAGCATTACAATGTCGAAGACGGGCTTCGCGTTCCGATCGATATCGAGAAGAACAAGAAGGAAATCGACTGGTATCTCGGCGACTTGAACTTGCTGACGCAGGGCTACATGAGCTCGCCGTCGAAAGAACAGATGCTGAAATTGAACCCCGATCCGGAATATGCCGAATTGATGTCGCCTCACTATGAGCAATTCGAAAAATTCGGCGGTTCGGGTAAGGGGATCGACAGCCCTCGTCCGGTTGCTCAAGAGAAATCCGTCAATCTTACCAAATACGCATATGAGGCGCTCTCCAAGGCGGTAATCGCCCCTGATTTCGAGAAGGAATGGGCGAATGTGCTGGACGGTTGGTATAAACTCGGCGGTAAAGAGTTCGACCAGGAAATTACGGAGAAGCTTGCCGAACTCAACAACAGGTAA
- a CDS encoding Gfo/Idh/MocA family protein — protein sequence MNIGIVGCGTMGKIYADNFASIEGVQIQAVCHYRMEQAKAFALKYGAHPYEDYLRFLQHPHLDAVCITLPTHLHKLYVIQALERKKHVICEKPLALDPIDGAAMEQACRSMGVHLFVAHVVRFFPEYHNVFVGVRQGDIGPLRVIHAKRASAYPLWNSWFLDEEKSGGVIFDLMIHDLDFVRWIADDPVESVYAVERKSEGKAYANATLRFSNGILANVEAMWGYPGPFTTQMEVAGRQGVIHVDNQISKPMIIRKTADADNSGRKGTLIPDQPLTRSPYLRQFMHFMDCIRSGATPRITVGEACNAVALAKAAAMSVKSGVPIPVEEFQ from the coding sequence ATGAATATCGGTATCGTTGGATGCGGTACGATGGGCAAAATTTATGCCGATAACTTCGCATCAATAGAAGGTGTGCAAATTCAAGCTGTGTGCCATTATCGAATGGAGCAAGCGAAAGCCTTTGCCCTTAAGTACGGGGCTCATCCCTACGAGGACTACTTAAGGTTCCTGCAACACCCACATCTTGACGCAGTCTGTATCACCCTGCCTACCCACTTGCACAAACTGTATGTCATACAGGCACTAGAACGAAAGAAGCACGTCATTTGCGAAAAGCCGCTGGCCCTCGACCCGATCGATGGAGCGGCTATGGAACAAGCGTGCCGGAGTATGGGGGTGCACCTCTTCGTCGCACATGTCGTGCGTTTCTTCCCCGAATATCACAATGTCTTCGTAGGCGTTCGACAAGGAGATATCGGCCCATTGCGCGTCATTCATGCGAAGAGGGCTAGCGCTTATCCGCTATGGAATAGTTGGTTCCTCGATGAGGAGAAGAGCGGAGGGGTGATCTTCGATCTCATGATTCACGATCTCGACTTCGTTCGGTGGATTGCCGACGACCCTGTGGAATCTGTGTACGCAGTCGAACGGAAGTCCGAAGGGAAGGCATACGCCAATGCTACGCTTCGCTTTTCGAACGGCATACTTGCCAACGTGGAAGCGATGTGGGGATACCCCGGGCCATTCACGACACAGATGGAGGTCGCGGGACGGCAAGGCGTCATCCATGTCGACAATCAGATTTCGAAACCAATGATCATAAGGAAAACGGCGGATGCGGACAATTCCGGGCGGAAAGGGACATTGATCCCCGATCAACCGCTGACGCGATCCCCGTACTTGAGGCAATTCATGCACTTTATGGACTGTATCCGAAGCGGAGCAACTCCGCGAATTACGGTCGGCGAAGCATGCAATGCAGTCGCGCTGGCGAAAGCGGCGGCAATGTCGGTCAAGTCGGGCGTACCTATCCCGGTGGAGGAATTTCAATGA
- the bglB gene encoding beta-galactosidase BglB, with amino-acid sequence MPKQQLDRNEIEGLIQNVISGMQNLEITIQEDTPVSIISMDKWDWSQGVGLFSLYRYYLETGNESILTYLTDWFDNRIREGLPAKNVNTMCPLLTLSYLYDLTGNPEYLRICEEWASYAVNEMPRTKEFGITHNAIDNPNQGELWDDTLYMTVLFMGRMGILLNKEHYVQESIRQFLVHLKYLTDTRTGLFFHGWTFEGNHNFAEVLWGRGNAWYTAGLVDFLDMVRLPLGVELFLLSSLERQVQTLAEYQASSGMWHTLLDDPSSYEETSATAGFAYGILKAIRKGYLSESYREIGMKALHAVIGKIDERGTVQGVSYGTRMGRTLDFYKEIPICPMPYGQSMTLLMLVESLRHAEDGQV; translated from the coding sequence ATGCCAAAACAACAGCTAGATCGGAACGAAATCGAAGGATTGATCCAGAACGTCATCTCAGGCATGCAAAACCTTGAAATTACGATCCAAGAGGACACGCCCGTAAGCATCATATCGATGGATAAGTGGGATTGGTCGCAAGGCGTCGGCCTGTTCTCGTTGTATCGGTACTATTTGGAGACGGGGAATGAATCGATCCTGACCTACCTGACGGATTGGTTCGACAACCGCATTCGGGAAGGTCTTCCCGCGAAAAACGTCAACACGATGTGCCCGCTGTTAACGCTGAGCTATCTCTACGATCTCACCGGAAATCCCGAATATTTACGGATTTGCGAGGAGTGGGCAAGCTATGCGGTGAATGAGATGCCGCGGACGAAAGAGTTCGGCATTACGCATAATGCGATCGATAATCCGAATCAAGGCGAGCTTTGGGACGACACCCTGTACATGACGGTACTCTTCATGGGGCGAATGGGAATCCTTCTGAACAAAGAGCATTACGTACAGGAGAGCATTCGTCAATTCCTCGTGCACCTCAAATATTTGACGGATACCCGGACGGGCTTGTTCTTCCACGGCTGGACGTTCGAGGGCAACCATAATTTTGCGGAAGTGCTGTGGGGACGAGGGAACGCGTGGTATACTGCCGGTCTGGTCGATTTTCTCGATATGGTCCGCCTGCCGCTCGGCGTCGAGTTGTTCCTCCTATCCTCTTTGGAACGTCAGGTGCAGACGCTCGCGGAATACCAGGCCTCCAGCGGGATGTGGCACACGCTTCTGGATGATCCGTCCTCTTACGAGGAAACGTCGGCGACCGCCGGATTTGCATACGGAATCCTGAAGGCGATCCGCAAAGGTTATTTGAGCGAGTCGTACCGGGAAATCGGGATGAAAGCGTTGCATGCGGTAATCGGCAAAATCGACGAACGAGGTACGGTTCAAGGGGTTTCCTACGGGACGAGAATGGGGCGCACCTTGGATTTCTACAAGGAAATCCCGATCTGTCCGATGCCGTACGGACAATCCATGACGCTGCTGATGCTGGTCGAAAGCTTGAGACATGCGGAGGACGGACAAGTCTAG
- a CDS encoding AraC family transcriptional regulator, with protein MVSFPEYEEILVASNVQDKRFSCVVTTHTIKKHYPLHYHDMLELALVVRGTGVEYINGEPHRLQPGSVTFLRPNQMHEIFCDSDNLEVEIYCCMFDISVLFGADIDNDFGRATFYHNIDQPSYVDLNDMQLDNMTRIFKQMLAEYRGNAFAKNNFVRCKLIEALILYMRMYRQSEHETLSDNRIRSNKMIWEVIQFLNTRYMDDISLEDLARKYGSSVSTISTLIKEALGTTLLQYLHTLRIRRAEGLLSNTTMSIMDVAIETGFQSFRTFSRVFKRIHGVSPREFRNRLPNRTGLPIRADS; from the coding sequence CGATTCTCCTGCGTTGTCACAACGCATACCATTAAGAAACATTACCCCCTCCATTATCATGACATGCTGGAACTAGCCCTAGTTGTGAGGGGGACAGGAGTCGAATACATTAATGGCGAACCGCATCGCCTGCAACCCGGCTCGGTTACGTTTTTGCGACCTAACCAGATGCACGAGATTTTCTGCGATTCCGACAATCTAGAGGTTGAAATCTACTGCTGCATGTTCGACATCAGCGTCCTCTTCGGCGCGGATATCGACAATGATTTCGGAAGAGCGACTTTCTACCACAACATCGATCAGCCATCATACGTCGACTTGAATGACATGCAGCTCGATAACATGACTCGAATCTTTAAGCAGATGTTAGCCGAATATCGGGGCAATGCCTTCGCCAAGAACAATTTCGTTCGCTGCAAGCTGATCGAGGCGCTAATCTTGTACATGAGAATGTACCGTCAAAGCGAACACGAGACGCTTTCGGACAACCGTATCCGTTCCAACAAAATGATCTGGGAAGTCATTCAGTTTCTGAACACGCGTTATATGGACGATATTTCCCTTGAGGATTTGGCACGAAAATACGGATCGAGCGTTTCGACGATCAGCACTCTAATTAAAGAGGCGTTGGGGACTACGTTACTTCAGTACCTCCACACGCTAAGGATCCGCCGCGCGGAGGGACTGCTGTCGAATACGACGATGTCGATCATGGATGTCGCGATCGAGACCGGCTTTCAGTCGTTTCGAACTTTCTCCAGAGTATTTAAAAGGATTCATGGCGTTTCCCCGCGCGAGTTCCGAAACAGGCTTCCTAACCGCACCGGTTTACCGATTCGGGCCGACTCCTGA
- a CDS encoding M42 family metallopeptidase, with protein MDQETMNMFRTLTELPGAPGFEHEVRRFVRGELAKHTDEFVEDRLGSIFGVLHGDPAGPRIMAAGHMDEVGFMVTAVLDNGMIRFQPLGGWWNQVLLAQRLQIVTPRGPVLGVVASTPRHLLDEAQRSKPVEIAAMHLDIGADNRDHAMSMGVRPGLSIVPVSAFTPLSNEKKILSKAWDNRFGVGLAIELARELKSAPLPNTLYAGATVQEEVGMRGAQTAAALIDPDLCYTLEAGPAGDTGGDPHALGRIGKGAVVRILDSAIVPNRTLTEFILDLAETHKIPYQYFISPGATDGGKIQLHGRGVPTAVLGICARYIHTPASMIHTDDYDAAKELLIKLIQASDKTMYETVISFA; from the coding sequence ATGGATCAGGAAACAATGAACATGTTTCGGACCTTGACGGAGCTTCCGGGAGCGCCGGGCTTCGAGCACGAAGTGCGCAGGTTCGTACGCGGGGAATTGGCGAAACACACCGATGAGTTTGTGGAGGATCGGTTAGGCAGTATATTCGGAGTGCTGCACGGGGATCCGGCCGGTCCCCGTATCATGGCGGCCGGCCATATGGACGAAGTCGGTTTCATGGTAACGGCCGTTCTCGACAACGGGATGATCCGCTTTCAACCGTTAGGCGGCTGGTGGAATCAGGTGTTGCTCGCGCAGCGATTGCAGATCGTCACCCCTCGCGGACCCGTACTGGGGGTCGTCGCGTCCACGCCGCGTCACCTGCTTGACGAGGCGCAGCGAAGCAAACCGGTCGAGATCGCCGCGATGCATTTGGATATCGGCGCGGACAACCGCGATCATGCAATGAGCATGGGCGTGCGGCCGGGACTGTCCATCGTGCCCGTGAGCGCGTTTACGCCGCTAAGCAACGAAAAGAAAATATTGTCCAAAGCGTGGGACAACCGGTTCGGCGTCGGCCTCGCCATCGAGCTGGCGCGAGAACTGAAGTCCGCGCCGCTGCCGAACACGTTATATGCCGGAGCGACCGTTCAGGAAGAAGTCGGTATGCGCGGAGCCCAGACCGCGGCCGCGCTGATCGATCCGGATCTGTGTTATACGCTGGAAGCGGGACCCGCGGGAGATACCGGCGGAGACCCGCATGCTCTCGGCCGCATCGGGAAAGGCGCCGTCGTTCGGATCTTGGACAGCGCCATCGTCCCGAACCGCACGTTGACCGAATTCATTCTCGATCTTGCCGAAACCCATAAGATCCCGTACCAATATTTCATCTCGCCGGGGGCGACCGACGGAGGCAAAATTCAACTGCACGGCCGGGGCGTGCCGACCGCGGTGCTTGGAATCTGCGCCCGCTACATCCATACGCCGGCTTCCATGATTCATACGGACGATTATGATGCGGCCAAAGAACTATTGATCAAGCTGATTCAAGCTTCGGACAAGACGATGTACGAAACCGTCATTTCCTTCGCATGA
- a CDS encoding SDR family NAD(P)-dependent oxidoreductase, giving the protein MSALTGKVAVVTGAGRGIGKKIAIELANSGVCVVVNYAHSEQGALEIVDEISNRNGSAIAVKADISSLEGVDRLVRQAVGAFGRIDMLVNNAAVDPTEDFFEVTESFWDRVVDTNLKGAFFCAQACAREMVKTGKGKIINISSVHGSLTMPRYAVYAATKGGINAMTRQLALDLAKYNIQVNAVAPGATEVEKLADDPLYDKEHIGGLIPLGRIGEPEDVANVVAFLASPAADYVTGQIITVDGGSSTRFFLY; this is encoded by the coding sequence ATGTCTGCGCTTACGGGAAAAGTAGCGGTCGTAACCGGCGCCGGCCGCGGAATCGGCAAGAAAATCGCGATCGAGCTGGCGAATTCGGGAGTATGCGTTGTGGTGAATTACGCTCACAGCGAGCAGGGAGCTTTGGAGATCGTAGACGAAATATCGAACAGGAACGGCTCCGCCATCGCCGTGAAGGCGGATATTTCTTCGCTCGAAGGAGTCGACCGTTTGGTACGGCAAGCCGTCGGCGCATTCGGCCGAATCGATATGCTGGTGAACAATGCAGCCGTCGATCCGACGGAGGATTTCTTTGAAGTGACGGAATCGTTCTGGGATCGGGTCGTCGATACGAATTTGAAAGGCGCCTTTTTCTGCGCGCAAGCGTGCGCAAGGGAGATGGTCAAGACGGGAAAAGGGAAGATTATTAATATCAGCTCGGTGCACGGGTCGCTCACGATGCCTCGTTACGCCGTGTACGCTGCCACCAAAGGGGGGATCAACGCGATGACCCGGCAGCTGGCTCTGGACTTGGCGAAATATAACATCCAAGTCAATGCGGTCGCTCCGGGGGCGACGGAGGTGGAGAAGCTAGCGGACGATCCCTTGTACGACAAAGAACATATCGGCGGCTTGATCCCGCTCGGCCGCATCGGTGAACCGGAGGATGTCGCGAACGTCGTCGCGTTCCTGGCGTCCCCGGCTGCGGACTACGTCACAGGGCAGATTATCACGGTCGACGGAGGCTCCAGCACCCGATTTTTTCTTTATTGA
- a CDS encoding Gfo/Idh/MocA family protein, whose amino-acid sequence MIETKKAIARGDIGEIMAVKAFHRGGEAAWRSERVHGYGGAFQDVVHMADALVWMIESPIVEVYAEAGCDCAAEAGSGPDAVFLHAAFANGATATIDLTRSSPLISPVGREFRLELVGTEGNLTLDAFRQRNESSGGIHSTRAWSHWGDDLHATFVDAAIASTRTDGYDFRSDDSRVYEAAAAAQESARIGKPVRLGSLFRNSRGETP is encoded by the coding sequence GTGATAGAAACGAAGAAAGCGATCGCGCGCGGAGACATCGGCGAAATCATGGCCGTGAAAGCATTTCATCGGGGCGGGGAAGCGGCCTGGAGGAGCGAAAGGGTTCATGGCTATGGGGGCGCATTCCAAGACGTCGTTCACATGGCGGACGCATTGGTATGGATGATTGAGAGTCCGATCGTAGAGGTCTACGCTGAAGCTGGCTGCGATTGTGCAGCGGAAGCGGGAAGCGGCCCTGATGCGGTATTCTTGCACGCTGCTTTCGCCAACGGCGCAACGGCGACGATCGATCTAACCCGTTCGTCGCCTCTTATCTCCCCGGTCGGCCGGGAGTTCAGACTGGAACTCGTCGGCACCGAAGGAAATCTGACGTTGGACGCCTTCCGGCAAAGGAACGAATCGTCCGGGGGCATTCATTCGACCCGAGCGTGGTCGCATTGGGGGGATGACCTTCATGCCACCTTCGTGGATGCGGCGATCGCTTCGACCCGAACCGACGGGTATGACTTCCGGTCGGACGACAGTCGAGTTTATGAGGCGGCGGCGGCCGCTCAGGAGTCGGCCCGAATCGGTAAACCGGTGCGGTTAGGAAGCCTGTTTCGGAACTCGCGCGGGGAAACGCCATGA
- a CDS encoding carbohydrate ABC transporter permease → MTQTNVQTRSRSFFRKYTTGDIIFNVINYGMLALITFACVFPFLNSLANAFSSNHAIQTGAVTIFPVDWQWDAMKTVLGDEQVIRSLLVTVFITVVGTLLNLLFTVITAYPLSRRDLKGRTFFMNYMIITMLFGGGLIPFFLLVKALGLLDSIWSLIIPGLISSFNVIIMKTFLQNIPDELREAAVVDGCGNIRYLIRILLPLSGASLATIGLFYAVGHWNSYFNAVLFINDPDYYPLQVKLRNILLLAQMDTSLETLQQQNDLQIIAESLKAATVVFATLPILIVYPFLQKYFVKGAMLGSIKG, encoded by the coding sequence ATGACGCAAACAAATGTTCAAACAAGGTCGCGAAGTTTTTTCCGGAAATATACGACGGGCGACATCATCTTCAATGTGATCAACTACGGCATGCTCGCGCTGATTACGTTTGCCTGTGTGTTTCCTTTTCTAAACTCCCTTGCGAACGCTTTCAGCAGTAATCATGCGATCCAGACCGGAGCGGTCACCATCTTCCCGGTGGACTGGCAATGGGATGCGATGAAGACCGTGCTCGGCGACGAGCAGGTAATTCGGTCATTACTAGTAACCGTATTTATTACGGTCGTCGGTACGTTGCTGAATTTGCTGTTTACGGTCATTACCGCTTATCCGTTATCCAGGCGCGATTTGAAGGGCCGTACGTTTTTCATGAACTATATGATTATCACGATGTTGTTCGGCGGGGGCTTAATTCCGTTCTTCTTATTGGTGAAGGCTCTCGGCTTGCTGGATTCGATTTGGTCGCTCATCATTCCCGGACTCATCAGCTCATTCAACGTCATTATTATGAAGACATTTCTCCAAAATATACCGGACGAATTGCGCGAGGCCGCCGTGGTCGACGGCTGCGGCAACATCCGCTACCTGATCCGTATCCTATTGCCGTTGTCGGGCGCTTCGCTCGCGACGATCGGGTTGTTTTATGCCGTGGGCCACTGGAATTCTTATTTTAATGCAGTGCTGTTTATCAACGATCCCGACTATTACCCGCTGCAGGTCAAGTTGAGAAATATCCTGCTTCTGGCACAGATGGATACTTCGCTCGAGACGCTGCAGCAGCAAAATGATCTGCAAATAATCGCGGAATCGCTTAAGGCCGCCACTGTCGTATTTGCTACATTGCCGATCCTGATCGTTTATCCGTTCCTGCAGAAGTACTTTGTCAAGGGTGCCATGCTGGGCTCCATCAAAGGCTGA
- a CDS encoding ABC transporter permease — MDKAEVHVKLGPFRKEIKKNYDLYLLLVPGFLFFLIFSYIPMGGLIIAFKDYNIFKGIFASDWVGLDHFKEMLDIPAFWQMIRNTLTLNVLSLVIGFPAPIILALMLNEVRAKYFKKISQSLLYLPHFMSWIVLGGIVYNLLSPENGVVNEIMRQIGLPEIYFMVDKVWWIVAYTFSGVWAAAGWGTIIYLAAMTAIDPHLYEAAVIDGAGRFRKIWNITLPGIMSTIVVLLILNIGHMVSIGIEQPLALTNPVVTDVSEVISTYIYSVGIKQGEFGLTTAVGMVQSVINLILVLGANYTAKRLGNEGIW; from the coding sequence ATGGACAAAGCCGAAGTCCATGTGAAGCTGGGACCTTTTCGGAAAGAAATAAAGAAAAATTATGATCTGTATTTGCTGCTCGTTCCCGGTTTTTTGTTTTTTCTGATCTTCTCCTACATCCCGATGGGCGGCTTGATCATCGCATTCAAAGATTACAATATATTTAAAGGTATTTTCGCGAGCGATTGGGTTGGATTGGATCATTTCAAGGAAATGTTGGATATCCCTGCTTTCTGGCAGATGATTCGGAATACACTGACGCTGAACGTTCTCAGTTTGGTTATCGGCTTTCCGGCCCCGATCATCCTTGCATTGATGCTGAATGAAGTCAGGGCCAAATACTTCAAGAAAATATCTCAATCGCTCCTGTATTTGCCTCACTTTATGTCGTGGATCGTGCTTGGCGGCATCGTGTACAATCTGTTGTCTCCCGAAAACGGGGTTGTGAACGAAATCATGCGGCAGATCGGCTTGCCAGAAATTTATTTTATGGTCGATAAAGTGTGGTGGATCGTCGCTTATACGTTTTCGGGCGTCTGGGCGGCAGCGGGATGGGGTACGATCATTTATTTGGCGGCCATGACGGCCATCGACCCGCATCTGTATGAAGCGGCGGTGATCGACGGGGCAGGCCGCTTCCGTAAAATTTGGAATATTACCCTTCCCGGCATTATGTCGACCATCGTTGTATTGCTAATCTTGAACATTGGGCATATGGTTTCAATCGGGATCGAGCAGCCGCTCGCGCTCACCAATCCCGTCGTCACCGATGTTTCGGAGGTCATCAGTACTTATATTTATTCCGTCGGGATTAAACAAGGCGAATTCGGTCTGACGACCGCCGTCGGCATGGTTCAATCCGTCATCAATCTCATTCTCGTCCTTGGTGCGAACTATACGGCCAAGAGGCTGGGGAACGAGGGAATATGGTAA
- a CDS encoding response regulator, protein MKKKVIVIDDKPIIVRSIVQTMDWERLGCEVVGHAEDGFEGERLILDMRPDILITDIRMPGHDGLYLTEVMHTNLPLSKTILITGYQEFEYAQRAIRLGAFDFIVKPLRNDELYKVVEAAAREIDAMRSEKLAVERLSREYNVLEQRHNSSLPALRSKWMTDLIGGKAMEEDGIQSVQKELGIHYSRFSLIAVNPLPLGSQERDPAFTAYRERIVETVLSATEKDELQIIPAYRNDELLFVCLFPRIPTTREARMKLQSLASDWLERIRRWNGVRCHIAVGILRKSLMELNQAYGEVKGLINSGFFLEADHILLQDASSEFREAGKFSIMQDLEQFNRMLEQSTGEEVVGYLERFLEQIRVYSEGNILVVKGLLSELCIATARYYFRLTGDEFGLGKSIDQVLDDVFRLNSLKEASDYLAEWIGVVKRKVEGGEKEYSLMVRKVIDYINTHFSEPINLTSVAEHFGISHSYLSRLLRTETGINFVDLVSKARIEAAKRLLRDPRYKVNEVGEMVGYKEYAYFYQVFKRIEGRSPKEYKNGVKEN, encoded by the coding sequence ATGAAAAAGAAAGTGATCGTCATTGACGATAAGCCGATTATCGTCAGATCCATCGTCCAGACGATGGACTGGGAACGTCTGGGCTGCGAAGTGGTCGGCCATGCGGAAGACGGCTTCGAAGGAGAGCGGCTGATTCTGGACATGCGACCCGACATCCTCATTACGGATATTCGGATGCCCGGTCATGACGGCTTGTATTTGACGGAAGTCATGCACACGAACTTGCCGCTTTCGAAAACGATTCTCATCACCGGCTATCAGGAATTTGAATACGCGCAACGGGCGATTCGTCTGGGCGCTTTCGATTTTATCGTAAAACCGCTTCGAAATGATGAGCTTTATAAGGTTGTAGAAGCAGCCGCCCGCGAAATCGACGCAATGCGATCCGAGAAGCTGGCCGTCGAGCGGCTCAGCCGCGAATACAACGTTCTGGAGCAACGCCACAACAGCAGCTTGCCGGCATTGCGCAGCAAATGGATGACCGATCTGATCGGCGGGAAAGCGATGGAGGAAGACGGCATCCAGTCCGTGCAGAAGGAGCTTGGGATTCATTACAGCCGGTTTTCGTTGATTGCGGTAAATCCGTTGCCCTTGGGATCTCAAGAACGGGACCCGGCGTTCACCGCCTATCGCGAGCGGATCGTCGAAACCGTGTTATCCGCGACCGAAAAAGACGAACTCCAAATCATCCCCGCTTATCGAAATGACGAATTATTGTTCGTCTGCCTGTTTCCCCGTATTCCGACGACGCGCGAAGCGCGTATGAAGCTGCAATCGCTTGCGTCGGATTGGCTCGAGCGGATACGGCGATGGAACGGCGTACGCTGCCATATCGCCGTGGGCATCCTCCGTAAGTCGCTGATGGAGCTGAACCAAGCCTACGGGGAGGTCAAGGGACTGATCAATTCCGGATTTTTCCTGGAGGCAGACCATATTTTGCTTCAGGATGCAAGTTCGGAATTCCGAGAAGCCGGGAAATTTTCCATTATGCAAGATCTCGAACAGTTTAATCGGATGCTCGAGCAGTCTACCGGCGAGGAAGTCGTCGGCTATTTGGAACGGTTTTTAGAACAGATTCGCGTGTACAGCGAGGGCAATATTTTGGTGGTAAAGGGACTGTTGTCGGAACTTTGCATCGCAACCGCCCGATACTATTTCCGTTTGACCGGAGACGAATTCGGACTCGGCAAGAGCATCGACCAGGTGCTGGACGATGTGTTCCGACTAAATAGTCTTAAAGAAGCATCGGACTATTTGGCCGAATGGATCGGAGTCGTCAAGCGCAAGGTGGAAGGAGGAGAGAAAGAGTACAGTCTAATGGTCAGGAAGGTTATCGACTACATCAACACTCATTTCTCGGAGCCGATCAACTTGACCTCCGTCGCCGAACATTTCGGGATCAGCCACAGCTATCTCAGTCGGCTGCTGCGGACGGAAACCGGCATCAATTTCGTCGATCTGGTATCGAAGGCAAGAATCGAAGCCGCGAAACGGCTGCTGCGGGATCCAAGATATAAGGTCAACGAAGTCGGCGAGATGGTCGGATATAAAGAGTACGCTTATTTCTATCAAGTATTTAAGCGAATCGAAGGGCGATCGCCCAAGGAGTACAAAAACGGAGTGAAAGAAAACTAA